The Deinococcus sonorensis KR-87 genome includes a window with the following:
- a CDS encoding PhzF family phenazine biosynthesis protein gives MNYCEVSAFTRTPGLGNRAGVVLTEHPVEDVYMQQLARHIGAPETAFVEQPEGGAVRVRYFTPTQEVEFCGHATVALGLVLAQRGLWRGQPMTVQSMAGDVPLSLETEAGLPERIWMQQPKLRVRPVAPALRKPLAEALGLDARMLDRRLPLRAAFTGLWSVFVPLVDARLLETLQPDLGSISALSEQLQVGSVYAYAPMGTTTFAARDFAPLLGIPEDPVTGSSGGALIAMLTDHGLLPLQSNCARATVLQGHHLGTPGEVHVEVHTSAGPAPQVWVGGCAVLEREGRWTPC, from the coding sequence ATGAACTATTGCGAGGTCAGTGCGTTTACCCGGACGCCGGGGCTCGGCAACCGGGCGGGCGTTGTCCTGACGGAGCATCCGGTCGAGGACGTCTACATGCAGCAACTGGCCCGGCATATCGGCGCGCCGGAAACAGCCTTTGTCGAGCAGCCAGAGGGTGGAGCCGTGCGGGTCCGGTATTTCACCCCTACGCAGGAGGTGGAGTTCTGCGGTCATGCAACGGTGGCGCTTGGCCTGGTGCTGGCGCAACGCGGTCTGTGGCGGGGTCAGCCGATGACGGTCCAGAGTATGGCCGGAGACGTCCCCCTCTCACTCGAAACTGAGGCCGGATTGCCGGAGCGCATCTGGATGCAGCAACCGAAGTTGCGGGTCCGGCCCGTTGCCCCAGCCCTGCGCAAGCCCCTGGCCGAGGCGTTGGGCCTGGACGCCCGGATGCTGGACCGCCGCCTGCCGTTGAGGGCGGCCTTCACCGGACTGTGGTCCGTGTTTGTTCCCCTGGTAGACGCCAGACTACTGGAGACACTGCAGCCCGATCTGGGCAGCATCTCCGCCCTGAGTGAGCAGCTACAGGTCGGTTCGGTCTATGCCTACGCACCGATGGGAACCACTACCTTCGCGGCCCGCGATTTCGCGCCGCTGCTGGGCATCCCAGAAGACCCGGTCACCGGCAGCAGTGGCGGTGCCCTGATCGCCATGCTCACGGACCACGGCCTGCTGCCGCTCCAGAGCAACTGCGCCCGCGCGACGGTGCTGCAGGGCCATCATCTCGGCACGCCGGGCGAGGTGCATGTGGAGGTGCACACGTCCGCGGGGCCGGCTCCGCAGGTCTGGGTCGGGGGATGTGCGGTGCTCGAGCGAGAGGGCCGCTGGACCCCCTGCTAG
- a CDS encoding acetate/propionate family kinase: protein MTILVLNAGSSSLKYQLCTPEGQTLMRGLIERIGEPGGPVTDHRSAVEQVLSQLPPGTELWAIGHRVVHGGERFREATRLTPEVLAALQQLTPLAPLHNPPALAGIDGALALQPDVPNVAVFDTAFHATLPPEAYLYALPYRLYQEHGLRRYGFHGTSHAYVARRAAEMLGRPLEQLKLVTLHLGNGASACAVQHGRSVDTSMGFTPLEGLVMGTRSGDLDPAVVVWLAEREGLAKTNTLLNRESGVLGLSGISNDLRDLHRAREDGDERATLALQVMARRIRKYVGAYAAAMDGLDAVVFTGGAGEHDTWLRAEVVGRLNVLGLRLDAEANQSRQPLISRPGPVAALVIPTDEEGEIALQTSRLLELG from the coding sequence ATGACGATTCTGGTATTAAACGCCGGCTCCAGCAGTCTGAAGTATCAGCTGTGTACTCCAGAAGGCCAGACGCTGATGCGCGGGCTCATCGAGCGAATTGGTGAGCCGGGCGGTCCGGTGACCGACCACCGATCGGCGGTGGAGCAGGTGTTGAGTCAGCTACCCCCCGGAACAGAACTGTGGGCCATCGGCCACCGGGTGGTGCATGGGGGAGAACGTTTCCGGGAAGCCACGCGCCTGACACCGGAGGTACTGGCGGCCCTGCAGCAGCTCACCCCCTTGGCCCCGCTGCATAATCCTCCTGCCCTGGCTGGGATTGATGGAGCCCTGGCGTTGCAGCCGGACGTGCCTAATGTGGCCGTCTTCGACACTGCGTTCCACGCCACGCTGCCGCCGGAAGCGTATCTGTACGCCCTGCCGTACCGGCTGTATCAGGAACACGGCCTCCGGCGCTACGGATTTCACGGGACCAGCCATGCCTACGTCGCCCGCCGCGCTGCCGAGATGCTGGGTCGTCCCCTGGAGCAGCTGAAGCTGGTCACGCTGCATCTGGGCAACGGCGCCAGCGCCTGCGCTGTGCAGCATGGCCGGAGTGTGGATACCAGCATGGGCTTCACACCCCTGGAAGGACTGGTCATGGGCACGCGCAGCGGCGACCTCGACCCGGCAGTGGTGGTATGGCTCGCCGAGCGCGAAGGTCTGGCCAAGACGAATACCCTGCTCAACCGCGAGTCCGGCGTGCTGGGCCTGTCCGGGATCAGCAACGACCTGAGGGACCTGCACCGCGCCCGCGAAGACGGCGATGAGCGGGCCACCCTTGCCCTTCAGGTCATGGCGAGGCGCATTCGCAAGTACGTGGGTGCGTATGCCGCAGCCATGGATGGCCTCGATGCCGTGGTCTTCACTGGAGGCGCTGGCGAGCACGACACCTGGCTGCGGGCGGAGGTGGTCGGGCGCCTGAACGTGCTGGGGCTGAGGCTGGACGCGGAGGCCAACCAGAGCCGTCAGCCGCTGATCAGCAGGCCTGGCCCTGTCGCCGCCCTGGTGATCCCAACCGATGAGGAAGGAGAAATCGCCCTCCAGACCAGCCGACTGCTTGAGCTCGGCTGA
- a CDS encoding diacylglycerol/lipid kinase family protein — protein sequence MTGQTPPNKRILVLFNPKSGKGDPTVLQCIEFLKAAGAIVELRELEKDVPMATYLEDRASFDVVVAAGGDGTVSSAAYALRYSNIPLLAYPAGTANLIAQNLELPEDPQALAGLVLDGGVVRVDLGEIEVRGEKSGFAMLAGAGADASMIKDSEELKPRFGVMAYVMSALRQVNPPRTTFTLTVDGEPRTVEGIGVMVANFGKANYGLPITDDISPSDGRLTVVVLKPGNLLRFLPNLIDSVRAKLNLGDPMFSGNLDTFTAREIQVEAANPFPLQYDGELHVETTPFVARVLPGAIRFVTPARKTALNT from the coding sequence ATGACCGGTCAAACCCCCCCAAACAAGCGGATTCTCGTTCTCTTCAACCCCAAATCCGGCAAGGGAGATCCGACGGTCCTGCAGTGCATCGAGTTTCTCAAGGCGGCCGGCGCCATCGTCGAGCTGCGCGAGCTGGAAAAAGACGTGCCGATGGCCACCTACCTGGAGGACCGCGCCAGCTTCGATGTGGTGGTGGCCGCGGGGGGAGATGGCACCGTGAGCAGTGCGGCCTATGCACTGCGCTACAGCAATATTCCACTGCTGGCGTACCCCGCAGGTACAGCCAACCTGATCGCCCAGAATCTGGAGCTGCCTGAGGACCCGCAGGCATTGGCTGGTCTGGTGCTGGACGGAGGCGTGGTGCGGGTGGATCTGGGCGAGATTGAGGTGCGCGGCGAGAAGAGCGGCTTTGCCATGCTGGCCGGCGCGGGTGCCGACGCGAGCATGATCAAGGACAGCGAAGAACTCAAACCCAGGTTCGGGGTGATGGCCTACGTGATGAGTGCCCTGCGCCAGGTGAACCCGCCGCGCACCACCTTTACGCTGACCGTGGACGGAGAACCGCGCACCGTTGAAGGCATCGGGGTGATGGTGGCGAATTTTGGGAAGGCCAACTACGGGCTGCCGATCACCGACGACATCAGCCCTTCGGACGGCCGACTGACGGTGGTCGTGCTGAAGCCGGGCAACCTGCTGCGCTTTCTGCCAAACCTGATCGACAGCGTGCGGGCCAAGCTGAACCTGGGCGACCCGATGTTCAGCGGGAACCTTGATACCTTCACGGCGCGCGAGATTCAGGTGGAAGCGGCTAACCCGTTCCCGCTGCAATACGACGGTGAACTGCACGTGGAAACCACGCCGTTCGTGGCGCGGGTGCTTCCGGGCGCGATCCGCTTTGTGACGCCGGCCCGCAAGACGGCCCTCAACACCTGA
- a CDS encoding IPT/TIG domain-containing protein, with the protein MRFILLSSLLTIGAIATSCAPRTSAVAGVTVTPVLIKVSSSAARGGTATIQGRYLGGPSSAKILLGADEDGKGGYALPANAIQSWTDSQIVFTVPSDAPVGGSWLFVQVGDMRSTGLPFSVQQ; encoded by the coding sequence ATGCGCTTCATCTTACTGAGTTCTTTACTTACCATCGGGGCCATCGCCACCTCATGTGCGCCCCGCACCAGCGCGGTTGCGGGCGTCACCGTCACCCCTGTCCTCATCAAGGTGTCGAGTTCGGCGGCCCGCGGAGGGACCGCGACCATTCAGGGCCGCTACCTGGGCGGGCCGAGCAGCGCAAAGATCCTGCTGGGCGCGGACGAGGACGGCAAGGGCGGCTACGCCCTGCCGGCCAACGCCATCCAGAGCTGGACCGATTCGCAGATCGTCTTCACCGTACCCAGCGACGCTCCGGTCGGGGGCAGCTGGCTGTTCGTGCAGGTGGGCGACATGCGTTCCACCGGTCTCCCCTTCAGCGTTCAGCAATAA
- a CDS encoding Cof-type HAD-IIB family hydrolase: MLGLICIDVDGTLVGSSNEVFPEVWAAAADAVRDGLHLAVCSGRPAFGKAFNYARKLDPSGWHVFQNGASIVNVESGASLSTPFPEHELHRLVEQSRRTGRILEVYTDTEYAVESTERRAVEHAALLGLPYVQRDLLSLQGQVVRVQWVVPLSETQEVLAEPHPGLELHPAGSPGMPDTMFISVTDASVNKGTAIRQIAQKYGLSLDRVMMVGDGHNDVLAMEAVGHPVAMGNADAEALAASRYQVGRVDDLGLLDAFALARQL; encoded by the coding sequence ATGCTAGGACTGATCTGTATTGATGTGGACGGAACGCTGGTCGGCAGCAGCAACGAAGTGTTTCCCGAAGTCTGGGCCGCCGCCGCGGATGCCGTCCGGGACGGGCTGCATCTGGCCGTCTGCAGCGGACGGCCAGCGTTCGGCAAGGCCTTCAACTACGCCAGGAAACTCGATCCCAGCGGCTGGCACGTGTTCCAGAACGGGGCAAGCATCGTGAACGTGGAGAGTGGCGCCTCGCTCAGCACGCCATTTCCTGAACACGAGCTGCACCGACTGGTGGAGCAGTCCCGCCGCACGGGCCGCATTCTGGAGGTGTACACCGACACGGAGTACGCGGTGGAGTCCACTGAACGCCGCGCTGTGGAGCATGCGGCCCTGCTGGGCCTGCCGTACGTGCAGCGGGACCTGCTGAGCCTGCAGGGGCAGGTGGTGCGGGTGCAGTGGGTGGTGCCGCTCAGCGAGACGCAGGAGGTGCTGGCCGAACCGCACCCAGGGCTGGAACTGCATCCGGCCGGGAGCCCGGGCATGCCCGACACGATGTTTATCAGCGTGACCGATGCGAGCGTCAATAAAGGCACCGCCATCCGTCAGATCGCCCAGAAGTACGGTCTGTCCCTGGACCGGGTCATGATGGTCGGGGATGGCCACAACGATGTGCTGGCCATGGAAGCGGTGGGGCACCCGGTCGCCATGGGCAACGCTGACGCGGAGGCGCTGGCCGCCTCGCGATATCAGGTGGGCCGCGTGGATGATCTGGGCCTGCTCGACGCCTTCGCGCTCGCGCGCCAGCTTTAA
- a CDS encoding alanine--glyoxylate aminotransferase family protein has translation MAMLPNDVFQTELGHVAHTLLTPGPTPIHPDAVRALMRPMLGHMDREVFALNREIQADLRQMYGTAPDTFTALLAGTGSLGMEAGFANLVEPGDTVLVCANGSFGRRMAEMAARAGAQVRVVTAPLGEAIDPADVADQLDGAQLVAVVHGETSTGVLNPVPQIAELVRGSGALLTVDAVTTAGMEPFSMDAWGVDYVYTGAQKCLSAPPGLAPVAVSERAFERFFARRTPNPSWYSDFGGLRDYWVHQTYHHTVPVNLHFAFHAALRAALNEGLETRQRRVQQMGEAIFAALAPLGFSHYVPQPAARLPTVLALRLPEGLDDAGTRTRLRDRGISITGGLGPTAGLIWRLGLMGEAARPEPYRDLMVALQELLDAPGLVQRYDEALTPVLQR, from the coding sequence ATGGCAATGTTGCCGAACGACGTGTTTCAGACCGAGCTGGGCCATGTGGCCCATACCCTGCTGACTCCCGGGCCCACACCGATCCATCCGGACGCCGTGCGGGCCCTGATGCGGCCGATGCTCGGCCATATGGACCGCGAGGTCTTCGCGCTGAACCGTGAGATCCAGGCGGACCTGCGTCAGATGTATGGCACGGCCCCGGACACCTTCACGGCGCTGCTGGCCGGGACCGGATCGCTGGGCATGGAGGCGGGGTTTGCCAACCTGGTGGAGCCGGGTGACACGGTGTTGGTGTGCGCGAACGGTTCGTTCGGGCGCCGGATGGCGGAGATGGCCGCCCGGGCCGGCGCCCAGGTTCGGGTGGTCACGGCGCCGCTGGGGGAGGCCATTGATCCGGCGGACGTGGCCGATCAGCTGGACGGCGCGCAGTTGGTGGCGGTGGTGCACGGAGAAACCAGTACCGGCGTCTTGAACCCGGTGCCGCAGATTGCCGAGCTGGTGCGCGGCAGTGGGGCGCTGCTCACCGTGGACGCCGTCACCACGGCGGGAATGGAGCCGTTCTCTATGGACGCGTGGGGGGTGGACTACGTGTATACCGGGGCTCAGAAGTGCCTGTCGGCCCCGCCGGGTCTGGCCCCGGTGGCGGTCAGCGAGCGAGCATTCGAGCGCTTCTTCGCCCGCCGCACGCCCAATCCCTCCTGGTATTCAGATTTCGGTGGGCTCCGTGACTACTGGGTGCACCAGACCTACCATCACACGGTTCCGGTCAACCTGCACTTCGCGTTTCACGCCGCCCTGCGGGCCGCGCTGAACGAGGGTCTGGAGACGCGCCAGCGCCGGGTGCAGCAGATGGGGGAGGCGATCTTTGCAGCGCTCGCCCCGCTGGGCTTCAGCCATTACGTGCCGCAGCCGGCGGCTCGCCTGCCGACGGTGCTGGCGCTCAGGCTCCCAGAGGGACTGGATGACGCCGGCACCCGCACCCGCCTGCGCGACCGGGGCATCAGCATTACCGGTGGGCTGGGCCCCACCGCCGGCCTGATCTGGCGGCTGGGCCTGATGGGCGAGGCGGCCCGCCCGGAGCCCTACCGCGACCTGATGGTGGCGCTGCAGGAGCTGCTGGACGCGCCGGGCCTGGTGCAGCGCTACGACGAGGCGTTGACGCCGGTTCTGCAGCGGTAG
- the sugE gene encoding quaternary ammonium compound efflux SMR transporter SugE: MAWILLFIAGSLEIAWAIGLKYSDGFTRPLPSILTVLGMLASMGLLGLATRSLPIGTAYGVWVGIGAVGAAVLGIVLFKEPATPARLTFLFLMVVAIIGLKATGGHG, translated from the coding sequence ATGGCATGGATCTTGCTGTTTATAGCTGGAAGTCTGGAAATCGCCTGGGCCATCGGCCTCAAATACAGCGACGGGTTCACCCGGCCGCTGCCCTCCATCCTGACGGTGCTCGGCATGCTGGCGAGCATGGGCCTGCTGGGGCTGGCCACCCGGAGCCTCCCGATTGGGACCGCCTATGGTGTGTGGGTCGGCATCGGTGCGGTGGGCGCGGCGGTGCTGGGCATCGTGCTGTTTAAAGAGCCGGCCACGCCGGCAAGGTTGACCTTCCTGTTCCTGATGGTCGTGGCGATCATCGGCCTGAAGGCCACCGGAGGCCACGGCTGA
- the pepF gene encoding oligoendopeptidase F, whose protein sequence is MPQSTLPTRQQLSRDQQWDIEALYATPDDWEAEAARLPAELDALNQHQGQLGHSPDQLAAYLRDEEALRLRLNRLTSYASMSASVDGQDTVAADRRDRSTEVASRHAAATAFAQPELLALDEATLRGWLDQAPLSEYRVPIERVLRTRPHVRSAEVEQLLGALGSPFGSARNIHPTIANMDLDFGSVAGTPLGHGTVGALEVSPDREVRRQAWEQYADAHLSVQHGMAASYVTGVRQNVFTARARHYPDALSAALAPGNIPESVFHSLIRTYQDNVGIWHRYWQVRARWLGLERLREYDVKAPLSDRAPQVSYAQAVDWIGEGMAPLGEEYGTAMRRGLTDERWVDYGLNLHKRQGAYSNGVYPVKPYIFMSWNDSLGSLSTLAHEIGHSMHTHLSWQHQPFAHARYTLFAAEVASNFNQAMVRRHLFATQPDPAFQVALIEEAMSNFHRYFFIMPTLARFELEAHRRVEAGRGLSAPDLNALMADLLHDGYGDGVQMDRDRSGITWAEFSTHLYSPFYAYQYATGISAAHQLLASFDEDAEAARTRYLTFLGEGGRLDPLEALQNAGVDMTGPAAVERTFQVLSGYVDRLEQLLSHREQHA, encoded by the coding sequence ATGCCACAATCCACGCTGCCCACCCGCCAGCAGCTGTCCCGAGACCAGCAATGGGACATCGAAGCCCTGTACGCCACGCCGGACGACTGGGAGGCCGAAGCCGCCCGTCTGCCGGCCGAGCTGGACGCCCTGAACCAGCACCAGGGTCAGCTGGGCCACTCGCCCGACCAGCTGGCCGCCTACCTGCGCGACGAGGAAGCGCTGCGGCTGCGGCTGAACCGCCTGACCAGCTACGCCAGCATGAGCGCCAGCGTGGATGGTCAGGACACCGTGGCGGCCGACCGGCGCGACCGGTCCACCGAGGTGGCGAGCCGGCACGCGGCGGCCACCGCTTTTGCCCAGCCGGAGCTGCTCGCGCTGGACGAGGCCACCCTGCGCGGCTGGCTGGATCAGGCGCCGCTGTCCGAATACCGCGTGCCGATCGAGCGGGTGCTGCGGACCCGCCCGCATGTGCGCAGTGCAGAGGTGGAACAGCTGCTGGGTGCGCTCGGCTCGCCGTTCGGGAGCGCACGCAACATTCACCCGACCATCGCCAACATGGACCTGGACTTCGGCTCGGTGGCCGGCACCCCACTGGGCCACGGGACGGTGGGCGCCCTGGAGGTCTCGCCCGACCGCGAGGTGCGGCGGCAGGCCTGGGAACAGTACGCCGACGCGCACCTGTCGGTGCAGCACGGCATGGCCGCCAGCTACGTGACCGGCGTGCGGCAGAACGTGTTTACGGCGAGGGCGCGGCACTATCCGGACGCGCTCAGCGCGGCCCTGGCTCCCGGCAATATTCCCGAGTCGGTGTTTCACTCGCTGATCCGGACCTATCAGGACAACGTGGGCATCTGGCACCGGTACTGGCAGGTGCGCGCCCGCTGGCTGGGCCTGGAGCGGCTGCGCGAGTACGACGTGAAGGCGCCACTCTCGGACCGGGCCCCGCAGGTCTCGTATGCCCAGGCGGTGGACTGGATCGGCGAGGGCATGGCGCCGCTGGGGGAGGAGTATGGGACGGCCATGCGGCGCGGTCTGACGGACGAGCGCTGGGTGGATTACGGCCTGAACCTGCATAAGCGCCAGGGGGCGTACAGCAACGGGGTGTATCCGGTGAAGCCGTACATCTTCATGAGCTGGAATGACTCGCTGGGCAGTCTCAGCACGCTGGCTCACGAGATCGGGCACAGCATGCACACTCATCTGAGCTGGCAACACCAGCCGTTTGCCCACGCCCGCTACACGCTGTTCGCTGCCGAGGTGGCCTCGAACTTCAATCAGGCGATGGTCCGGCGGCATCTGTTCGCGACGCAGCCGGACCCGGCGTTTCAGGTGGCGCTGATCGAGGAGGCGATGAGCAATTTCCACCGTTACTTCTTCATCATGCCCACGCTGGCCCGCTTTGAGCTGGAAGCGCATCGCCGGGTCGAGGCCGGGCGCGGCCTGTCCGCCCCGGATTTGAATGCGCTGATGGCTGACCTGCTGCATGACGGCTACGGGGACGGGGTGCAGATGGACCGGGATCGGAGCGGCATCACCTGGGCTGAGTTCTCCACCCACCTGTACAGCCCGTTCTATGCGTACCAGTACGCCACTGGGATCAGCGCGGCCCATCAGCTGCTGGCCTCCTTCGATGAAGACGCCGAGGCGGCCCGGACCCGCTATCTCACCTTCCTGGGCGAAGGGGGAAGACTTGACCCGCTGGAGGCGCTCCAGAACGCGGGCGTGGACATGACTGGACCGGCTGCAGTGGAACGCACCTTCCAGGTGTTGTCTGGCTACGTGGACCGCCTCGAGCAGTTGCTGAGCCATCGGGAGCAACATGCCTGA
- a CDS encoding tyrosine-type recombinase/integrase yields the protein MTEKPPTPSTALQTYDGDRLAQARSLAGLTDEALRVRAVTAARDKSFEDLWALTLAYLSSDSQAGISASPHTLRSYRTGIRLFVEHAQDHAWNLLRPGRREPSLYVASLGTAGLKPATIQNRVAAATALYRALRWAGATEADPFTDVKRPRDRTRGIVKNPPYKADFVRAMVDAAAPDERALLLLMAHAGLRITEALSVEWQHVNLPGRRLLVAHGKGDKARLVPMSARLRSALLELQGDRTLPHHGPLFSFHAYSTAYERLQRLALQLGREHEFRGFHAGRKYAGTQLYAAVKDFTRVAGFLGHEQVDTTRRYVELPEDDLNDAVEQFD from the coding sequence GTGACCGAGAAGCCACCGACCCCGTCCACCGCCCTCCAGACCTACGACGGCGACCGCCTGGCCCAGGCCCGGAGCCTGGCTGGGCTAACCGACGAAGCACTTCGGGTCCGTGCTGTGACTGCAGCCCGTGACAAATCCTTCGAAGACCTGTGGGCACTCACGCTGGCGTATCTGAGCAGCGACTCGCAGGCGGGCATCTCGGCCAGTCCGCATACCTTGCGGTCCTACCGCACCGGCATCCGCCTGTTTGTAGAGCACGCCCAGGACCATGCTTGGAATCTGCTGCGCCCGGGCCGCCGCGAGCCGTCCCTGTATGTGGCGAGCCTGGGAACTGCCGGCCTGAAACCCGCCACTATCCAGAACCGCGTGGCGGCCGCCACAGCGCTGTACCGTGCACTGCGCTGGGCTGGGGCCACCGAGGCCGACCCGTTCACCGATGTGAAGCGCCCGCGTGACCGCACTCGCGGCATCGTCAAGAATCCGCCGTACAAGGCCGACTTCGTGCGGGCCATGGTGGACGCGGCGGCCCCGGATGAACGGGCCCTGCTGCTGCTGATGGCCCATGCCGGGCTCCGGATCACGGAGGCACTCAGCGTGGAGTGGCAGCATGTCAATCTTCCGGGGCGACGGCTGCTTGTGGCGCACGGCAAGGGCGACAAGGCACGCCTGGTGCCGATGAGTGCGCGGCTCCGGTCGGCCCTCCTTGAGCTGCAGGGCGACCGCACCCTCCCCCACCACGGCCCACTGTTCAGCTTCCACGCCTACTCAACCGCCTACGAGCGCCTGCAGCGGCTGGCGCTTCAGCTGGGCCGTGAGCATGAATTCCGGGGCTTCCATGCTGGGCGGAAATATGCCGGCACCCAGCTGTACGCTGCCGTCAAAGACTTTACCCGTGTGGCTGGCTTCCTGGGCCACGAGCAGGTGGATACCACCCGCCGGTATGTGGAACTTCCGGAGGATGATTTGAATGATGCAGTTGAACAGTTCGATTGA
- a CDS encoding alpha/beta hydrolase: MPFQPLARLRFELHLPPGTPTEPGFWLTGTHLDWQDRVDGWQFHQQDGRWVLEQTVPLGQLLEVKVRRGDAASEEGDRFGGRAPGHRLVVRQDATMPLPVAGWQDRPGPERPSTRSGQIETLTLTHPQLGRQEVLVWLPPGHGQTGRRYPVLYLHDGQNVFDAATAWAGVEWGADEAAGQLAEAGLPCILAAVPVDERRSQLYTPFPSRINGHAPLGDAYLDFLTTTLKPALDRQFQTEPGAAHTAVAGSSLGGLISLYAGYRRPDLYGTVGAFSPAVWPGDFALLDWLKGQATGPQHVYLDMGDQEDRTLEAAALLVRQTRALADQLEAQGAAVELMIGTGHWHDEAAWAHRFPGFLRGWLERLARRPGI, encoded by the coding sequence ATGCCCTTTCAACCTCTGGCGCGACTGCGCTTCGAACTGCACCTGCCGCCCGGCACCCCCACCGAACCCGGCTTCTGGCTGACCGGCACCCACCTCGACTGGCAGGACCGGGTGGACGGCTGGCAGTTTCACCAGCAGGACGGGCGCTGGGTGCTGGAGCAGACGGTTCCGCTGGGCCAGCTGCTCGAGGTGAAGGTGCGGCGCGGTGACGCCGCGAGCGAGGAAGGCGACCGGTTCGGCGGGCGCGCACCCGGCCACCGGCTGGTGGTCCGGCAGGACGCCACGATGCCGCTCCCGGTGGCCGGGTGGCAGGACCGGCCCGGCCCGGAGCGGCCGTCCACCCGCAGCGGACAGATCGAGACCCTGACGCTCACCCACCCTCAACTGGGCCGGCAGGAAGTCTTGGTCTGGCTGCCACCCGGCCACGGGCAGACCGGCCGGCGCTATCCGGTGCTGTACCTCCACGACGGGCAGAACGTCTTCGATGCGGCCACCGCCTGGGCCGGGGTGGAGTGGGGGGCCGACGAGGCTGCCGGTCAGCTGGCGGAGGCGGGCCTCCCGTGCATCCTGGCCGCGGTGCCGGTGGACGAGCGGCGCAGCCAGCTGTACACCCCGTTTCCCTCGCGCATCAATGGCCACGCGCCGCTGGGCGATGCCTATCTGGACTTCCTGACCACCACCCTCAAACCGGCGCTGGACCGGCAGTTCCAGACCGAACCGGGGGCGGCCCACACCGCCGTGGCCGGTTCGTCGCTGGGCGGTCTGATCAGCCTGTATGCGGGGTACCGGCGGCCGGACCTGTACGGCACGGTGGGCGCGTTCAGCCCGGCCGTCTGGCCCGGCGATTTCGCCCTGCTCGACTGGCTCAAGGGGCAGGCCACCGGGCCACAGCACGTGTATCTCGACATGGGCGATCAGGAAGACCGGACGCTGGAGGCGGCGGCCCTGCTGGTGCGCCAGACCCGCGCCCTGGCCGATCAGCTGGAAGCGCAGGGGGCGGCGGTGGAGCTGATGATCGGAACCGGACACTGGCACGACGAGGCGGCCTGGGCCCACCGCTTCCCGGGTTTTCTGCGCGGCTGGCTGGAACGGCTGGCCCGGCGACCTGGCATTTGA